GCTGATGTTATTGACGTTCTATTTATTGATCAATCCCTGAAAATCGGGGTCGAAGTGAAATCTATTATTTCTACTCCAGAAGATATATTACGTGGTATTTTCCAGTGTGTAAAATACAAGCATTTAATTGAAGCAAAACAAATTGTAGATAATGAACTTCCAAACAGTCGCATTATTTTGGCATTGGAAGGAAGACTTCCCGAGAAATTCATCATAGCAAAAAACCTCTTAGGCATTGAGGTGATTGATAACATATTGATGTCCTAGGAAAAGTCCATAGAAGAATAAATTGACTTCGCTTGATTTATATTATTTTCATATCATTCTTACAATCCATCAACAAAGAATTATATGAAAATCTTACTTAAAATGCTGCGGTTGTGCCGCAGTAGTAATGTATCCAAAAGATAGAGTTCCTGATCTGAAACAATACTATTTCTTTTATTACTTTCAATTTTCATTGATTTTATGCTATTGGAGATACCCCGATATGGAAATCTTCTAAGCTCACTCATCCGGTCCAATACATATCCGGCAAATTTCTTTTTTATAAAAACCGTATCCTTTTTATTATCAAATCCCTTAACATCTATCCCCACAAAATCAACGCGTGGGTTATTTTCATACCACTGACCCAAAAACCCTTCCTCAATAAATTTAGGAATGTATCTTTCAAATCTTTTTTCCCGTTGAAATCGCTCACGGTCAAAAATGTATTCCTCAACGTTTACTTCCACCTCATCCAGTTCAAGGTATTTGGCAAGACATAAGCGATGTTGCCCACCCGTAGTGAAAAAGTGATCGCCATACTGTTCAACTGTCTTTTCCTCCTCATTAAAGTGGATATGGTCAATAATCTGGTCTAAATCGACCAAATTGTCAATAACCCAATCTAGTCGTTTCAGATCGCGCAATAAATCGTCCCAGTGATATGTCCAGTCCTTTACCTTATAAGCTGGACAATTGTACGAGTAGGCGTATTCAATACCACATATGTTTGCTGGATTGATCTTCTTTTTTACAGTCCTCTTGCGATAAAAAAACTCCTTATGGAGAATTTCATCCGGGCGATAAACAATATCGCTATGCCAATGCTGATTAGGATAGTTTGGATTATGTAATTTTATCCAGTCTATCCGTTGTTGATGCGAGTACCTGTAGGCCATTTATTTATATTTTTTCGCATTTTACCAATCGATACCATTCCAGGCTTACCTTTCACTTGCAATTGTATCCGGGTTTACAAGCTCATGAATGGAAGGCACTTTCGAATACCCGTTCCCTCCATAACGAATATGGTCATTATTTTCACTTTTGTAAGTTGTCAGTATATTTTTAAGCTCAATCGCTCCTTTTATGTCGAATATTTCCTTTACATTATCAAAATGCTTTTTAGATGTCATTTTTGCGAAAAAATTGATAGGCTGTGATTCTCCATAAATATAAGTATAAGGAAACCACGTTTCGTAATCAACTATCTTCAGATAGCTAACGAAATAACATACCATATCAGCTAATATAAGGTCGGTCTTTTTAAAATTTTCACACAAATTCATAATAATATACTCTCCAAAACCTGTAATCTTCTTGTGTTCCCTAGAAAAATATTGTTCCAGATATTCATGGTAGCCTCCGATAAAAGTAAACTTAGAAGCTTCTGTCTTCCTGGCATATTTTTCTTTTTTGTAATATTTAGTATGTAGCAGATCTGCAACGAGTTTGTAGTTTTTATTTTTTAAGGCTGCAGCTATTGCATACAGGAAAAGTTCATGAAAAATTACTTTAAAAATGTCAAATCTTGCAGGGCTCCAGCTGCCTTCGTGTTCCCTGGGACTATCATAAAACGGAGCAGTTTCAAAAAATTCGATTAATAATTCATCGCTATTATCCAGTTCGTTACTTGCCAAAATTTCAATAAATTGTACAAAATCTTCTTTCAATGGTTTATATGATTTCAGCGTATCATATAATTTCTCGCCATAACCGATTATATCAGTTGGCGTATTGACAAGCTCAAAATCCCAAAGTTTATCCTGAAAGATCTCAATAAAACTTTTCAATTCCCTATATGCAACCTTTCCATTCTTATTGATCTGGTTATTTATTGTCTTTAATTTATTGTGGGTTTCAGCAAGATTTACAACTGAATCGGTAATATAGCTGGGCGCTTTTATTCCTAATTTAGGTTTAGGAAGCGATGGGGTTTCAAGAATATTTCTTAATAATTCCTCATAACTATTTTCAAAATCCTCTTCCCTTGAAAAATCGATATATTTTCTGCTTTGTAAATACACAGGAAGAAATGCATGTCCATCCTCATCCCTCTCTCTTACGAGTGGAATGAATTTGACTTGCTCTTGCTTCGAATAGATATTTGGCGTAATAATCTGGGTTTCGGTTCCCACACCCCCAGCTCGATCATTAGATTTTTCCGTATACGTTTTATCAGAAACTATAAGTACCCGAAAAATATCTTTTGCCTTAACCATAGTTTCCATGAAACTATGGATATCATGACCATCTTGAAGTGACCACCTATCCAACACAACGTCAACGCTGTCGTTCATTAGTCTTGTTGCAAGATCAACTATCCATTGTTGATGCTCACTATTACCCCATGCATAGGAAATAAATACTTTTTTACTCATGTAAATTGTGCTATTCTAGGTTTAAAATTAGCTTAAATAATGCTATAAATTCTCCAGCTTTCTATAAACAAAAGTAAGTAAATCTTTGTGTTTACAAGCAACCAGCAACAGATCCGCGCGAATAATATTAAAAATAAATCAAGGAAAAGTTAAGACCAGGAAATTTTACAGCAGTGCATTTCCTAGTCTGTGTAAAGAAATCTATTCAGTCCACTTAACGCTATTCCCAAAATGCCTTATGCATAAACTTATTATGGCGTGTGCTTTATGGCACCGGGCTTTCCGTTACAAGTCCTCGTTCCTGTGGGCTTTCCCCTTCAATCACTCACGCAAAAGATATCATTTCAAAATACATAATTCAAAACACCACTATCATTGCCAGCCCACAAAAGCAAAAGCACATTTACGCCATGCCCGTTCCTTCATTGTAAAAGAGCTTTTTGCATTCCCTAACATAGAAAATTGAAAGCCGCTCCTAAGCCCGTCCGGATTATACGCAGCTTTAAATTACCTATGAATAATACTTTTTTAACACGACTGAAATTTCAGGAAAAATAAGATTTGTTTAATCAGTTTTTATCAAAAGAACAGTCGAAAAAGGGAAGTAAAAATACGTCGGCCAGCCACCGACACCACCCTGCAAGAGAAATAACGAATGAACGGTCTACGCCCCAGAGGGTCCCCCCCATTAAATCATCATTTCTCTTGACTCTGCACCATTTGACCGGCGTATACATTGACTTTCTTTTTTTTCCTGTTTTTTCTTTTGAAAAAAATGATTCGGGGCCGAGCCTCAGCAGGACAGGAAAAGGGGGAAGCGTAACAGGATTGTATAACTTAAAAACAGACGATTATGAACATCATCGGAAGGCTGACCAAAAATGCAGAAGTCAGCAAAACACCAAACGGAAAAGAAGTTGTCAACTTCTCCATCGCAGTGAATGACAGCTACAAAAACAAAGCAGGACAGCGCATTGAACAGACCGAATTTGTGGACTGCTCCTATTGGCTTACTCCTAAAGCCGTGACATTCCTTGTCAAAGGGCTATTGGTTGAACTATCGGGCAGAATCAGCGCAAGGGCATGGCTTTCAAGTGACGGAACAGCAAAAGCAGGGCTCAATTTCCATACCTCAGCTATCAAGCCTTTAGGGAAACCCGCCAAGCAGGAAAATGGACAAAGCACACAAACCAGTGCAGAAAAACAGAACGCAAACACTGCAATAGTGGCAGGTTCGGATGATGACGATTTACCTTTCTAACCGTCCGATTCAATCTCACAGATTCATCAATAAACAAAAACACCTTAAAATCAGAAATCATGGCACATAATCTAAATTACAACAACAGAACAGGCAGATATTCATTTTTCTCAGTAAAGGAAAAGGCTTGGCACGGACTAGGACAGATTGTGCAGGACTACCCTACAAGTGCCGAAGCAATTCGGCACGCAGGTCTGGACTACGAAGTAGAAAAAAGCCCACTATTTACAAAAGGTTCGGGCATCGTTCAGATTGCAGACGGTATTGTCATTCAGGACACGGAAATCGAGGTTCCCAATTATTTCGCCAACATCCGCACGGACAACAATACCGTACTCGGTGTAGTGGGCAAAGACTACCATATCGTACAGAATAAAGATGCCTTTACCTTTTTTGACGCTATCGTAGGCGGGGAAAGTGGCATCCTCTACGAAACCGCAGGGGCATTGGGGCAGGGAGAACGCATATTTATAACTGCAAAACTCCCTAACTACATCCGTATCGGCAATTCCGATGATGTGATTGAAAAATATATCTTCCTGACGACCTCCCATGACGGGAGCGGAAGCATCACGGCAGCCTTCACCCCTATCAGAATCGTCTGTCAGAACACCCTGAACGCTTCACTACGCAACATGAGCAACGTAGTACGCATCAAGCACACCGCAGGAGCCAAACAGCGCCTGAACGATGCCCACAAAGTAATGGGGTTGGCAAACACCCTGACCATGCAGATGGATGGCATTTTCAACAGTTGGGCAAAGGTCAAAGTAAAGGACAGCGAAATCCGCAAGCTGATTCAGCTCGCCCTATGTCCGAACAAGGAAACATTTGACCTGCTGAAAAAAGGGGCGGATGATGAATTGTCAACGATGTTCAAAAACACGGTAGATGATGCATTCGCATACGCCATGATTAACGATACCCAATTGATGGAAACCACAAAAGGGACATTGTTTGGCACTTATAATGCCGTGACGGGCTACTTTCAGAACGTCCGAAACTACAAAAACCCTGAAGCAAAACTACAGAGCATCGTTCTGGGCGGTACTGCACAGCTCAAAACGCAAAAGGCATTTGAACTATGCACCTCATTTGAGAAAATTGGTGCAGATGTGTTTGAACTGAATTAATAAAACTTTTAAAGGTGGCAGTCCTGCAAAAGTCTGCCACCTAAAATTAATCCTAAAAGATGTACAAATGAAAACACTAAATCAAATGGATAACCTAGATAGAGCCTATCTACTTGCCAACCTTTTTCCCGATGAACTTAAAAATATGATAGATTTCATCAAGAAAGAAGCAGATTTCTGCCAAGATAACAAGGAGCAGATTTTAAAGGATTGGACAGCAGAGCATATTACTGCCGAACTATGGTACAATTTAATAGCCTTTTTTGAGCGTAGATACAAAAAGAATGGTACAAGACTGTACAGAAATAAAAAAACATTCAGAGACCAACTTTTTGACGGTTACGATGCGCTGTTCAGTATCAATGCTCTCATCAAATTTACAGCAGAACCACAGTGTTCTAAAAAGCTAAAATATGCGATTTACTTGCTATTTGGAGACAATTTACTTGTAAAAATAGACCTACAATCTGAGCCATGAAACCATCAGAAAAAGTGACTGATAAAATGATGCTCAAAGCCTATTCCAATGGGAATCGGAACAACCATGAAATTGCCATTGTAAACCTGACCAACACTTGGTTCAGTTCGACGAAACGCATATTTACCATCGCTAGATCGGCAGGGGTCGGACTTGAATTAAGAGACGGTTACAGGGACGGCTCTGCAAAATTCTTGGTCTATATCGGATGTAACTGTCCGCCTTATGAGCATCTTTTCGGTGAAAAGGACATTACTTTTATAGAAGCTGCCCCCGAAGAAATTGAGGAATTGTACGCTGACAACGAATACATGAAAAGTGACACGCTCCTCTTTACGTATGATGGTATCTCTCATTACAGGACAACCCAGGACATTAATTATCAAACAACGGAGTTCGACCTTGAGCTACTATTAGAAATTTTAGAACAAAAAAATCAGCAAAAATGACACGTTCAAATCTTCATATCACATTGAGCAACGGCGAAGAAATTATATGTGTTGCCGACAGCTCGAGTGCCCCCGAACAGGGTTATATCGTAGAGGAAATTCTTATGCCCTTACTCGCATTAGGCAATAGTAAAAGAGAACTTTTTTTAATCAAAAAGCACTGCACAATGGATGAAAGACGCGCAAATGCATCGTACCGCTATTATATCAACCTCATAAACAAAACAGTTACCCTGTTCGAGGAAAATTATAACTACCGTACAGACCGATTTAAAAAAGGCAAGGATTTAACCCATCGCTATACAAGCTACATAGAAACCTTAAATAATGGAAACCATGAAAAAGGAAAATGAAACAGCGTTTCAGGCGCTCACCATTATCGCTGAAATGGTAATGAAATTCGGACAGCTCTATGTCCTCAATATATCATCCGAAGATTGGCAGCATCTACAGTCCGTCAGGAACGGGCTTGAAAAGGTCATTCACGATAATGGCTACCAAATGAACTATGATAAAAATATTAAGCAGAACATTATTAAAAGATAACAATGGATACTTTGGCAAAATACAAGTTCGCAGATTGGTTATACAACAGGTTTGTCGAAAACTATAAAAATCAAAATGTCGTGGAAGCGTTCATTTTCTTGGACATCCTATCACGCTATCAGCTATTTGCACAGGAAATACGCAAACTTTCTGACCAACGAAGACATATCAAAGAACTGCACAGAACCATCACTAAGGCACTGAAAGAAGGAACAGCGCACAGACTTCGCCTTGCAGGCGAAGAAGGAACAGCAGAATTTAATAAGGTAATGGCAGAATATGAAGCACAATTAAGGGAAATCGGTCTTTCCGAATCATACATCACCGACCGTGTAAGTGACAAAAAAATGAATTATTATGGAAGCAACTAATTTTTTCAGACAGATTGCGAAAATGGAAATGAACAGCAAATTGATGCTAACAATTACCAAAGCAACAGAAAATATAATTATCGTTTCGATATTGATCGAAAATGACAGTTGTGGGGACAAGGCTAAAAACCTGATTCCTCCCTTTAACCTGAAAGGTACGCCCCAAGAACTTGACGAGGGATTTTTTGCCCACATCAAAAAGCCTGTTCAGACAGCTTCTGGTCTGCTGTCCAATATGGAACATTTTATGAAACAGGTAGAACTTGCTCAGGCAAATTCTGCGATGGAAAAACAAAACTCCAATAAGGAACAAAAGGACAAAGACAACAGAAACAAGAAATATAATGAAGCCATGCTAAAAGCGGATGCCTTTGAAAAGGAGGGAAAATACAAAGATGCTTGGACGGCACTCCCAAAAGTCGGGGATTATCCTGAACATTCCGAAGTTATCAAAAACAAACAGGAAATCTATGAAAGACAGTTTGCCCCTAGCCTATTTTCAGATACAGGAAAAGAAACAGTCGAAATAACTCACGAGAATAACCCTTAAAATCAATAATATGTTAGTAGCAACAGAACTTCCAAGAGTATTCGTACTCAAAGAGAAAGAACAGGAAATCAGGCTTGACGACCCTGAGCCAAAATGGAGCGTACAGGCAGTCCTGAATTTTTATTCAAATAACTATCCTGCACTCACCACAGCGAAAATTTCACGTCCAACGATTGCGGATGATACGATTCTCTATCGTTTTGAGACCGTCATCGGAACGAAAGGTTAACTAAAAAGTCAAACACATGAATTATGCAAACACAATATCCCGAAACGGTAAAGCTACCAAGAAAAGAAAACCAAGCTCAACTGCACAGACAATTGGAGCAGTTCGGACGGTGGATGAGAAAACCAAAGGATGCAGGGGAAATACAAAAGGACAAACAGAAGTCCGTACCGCCTGCGATGTTGCCAATGCCTTTTTAGGAATGCGCTTTTCTCCCAGATTGCAGGAAACCGAAACTATACAGGACTGTGATAGATTAAAAATGGACAGGGATTTTAAAAAATCCCTGTCTCTAATCGCTAAAAAATTTAATCTTTCTTTACAGGATTGTGGAAATATCCCTTTTCCGTATAACATTGCTGAATCAATGGCAGACCTTAAAAAACAGCTTAAAAAAGCGGAGACGGATTGGAAAGAAGTCCGATTGATACATCATAATAATAGCACTTACTTTGCAAAGGAAGACAGATACGATACAGGAATGACTTTATACTATATCCCTGTAATTCCACTTTATAACATACTGCACAATTCGGCAACTGAACAAGCTAGTCAGCTTTTACTTTCTGTATATGCCTACATCTATCAGGTTCTTGGTGTACCCTATTACAGAACTGATGATTGCTATTTGTACTCTATGTATGAAATGCTTGAAAATTGGATGTACGATGACGGTGCGGAGGAAGAGTTTATAGCCGACTTTAATGATGCTAAACGCATCGGTGATTTTATCAAAAAAATAATCAGTGACCCGATAAACCTGCACAGTTACACAAACCGCTTAAAAACATTTGTCGCAAAAACCGATTTTGATAAAAAATGCTTGACGGTTGCCAAGTCTTTTTATAAGATTTTTTGCGCCTATCCTAAAGTTCAAATCGATAGAAAATTCTATCCTTTGCGTTTTAGGGAAAGAATAGATATTGATGAGCGTGCGGTTTCATTGGATAACTATGTTTCTTTTTGCGCTTCGATTAAAGGTAGTTTATTTGAATCGCTCTGCCAGTCCGTTAACGATGATTTACAGGAATACTTCGAAATCGACGAACCAACACGCTTTATCCCCTACGATAACAGGAGAATAAAAGAAAACAATTTTGATTTTGAAAGCAAGGTTTTTAATGCCATTGATAGCCTTATTCAAATATGGCAGGAACATCAATACTAAAATTTAGAAATCATGGAAGATATTACAAACAGCTTTGGAACCTATTTTTACCCCTCAAGCGCATTGGTCTTTTATCAGAGCAATGGTGGCTTAAATGATACTTATGTCGAACACTTTGATATGGACAGTGATGGAGCGCCCGTTAATCCCCACCCCCTTACGATAGGTGAAGCAAAAAGATTGGCGACAGCGCTAAAAATTGATGAAGACAGTCTCAATCAGTTAAAATCAAATGGCATTTTACCCAATAACCTATTGTCATTTGACGCAAAATCAGCAACCATAATCTGGTATAGCAAAGCTCAAAAAAGAGAACTTTTATTTTCTGAGGGACTTGGAATAAAGTCAGGAACGGCACAAACCCCGCCTTTGGTTTGGATGGCAGACCGAGAATCACTCCATATTTATGCATTAACCATCAATAGAAAACCAACAGCAAACACCGCCCTGCATTATGCTCCTTTTTTCAATGTATATGAAAGTGGTGAAGTCTGTATGGGAACGGTGGACATAAAAGCAACCGAAACAGGTTCTATAAAAGAGCTGATGACCTTGTGGGAAAACTATTTTTTTAATAGCTATTTCTCCCACATGATGGCTGACCATAATCCAGTTGACGGAAACTGTGTACTGCTATGGGAAAGCCTAATCGGAACTGATACCATGTTCCCAACTGATAGACTTATCAAAAGCAATCAAAAACTTAAAGATATATTACGATGAGAACGCCAAAAACCAATGTCCATTTTTTGGACAATTACCTGCTAAGTCCAACAAACCCCATCCGTGTCAACGTAATCGGTGCAGGTGGAACAGGTTCAAAATTTATGACTGCGCTGATGGAAATCAACCACAGTTTATTGGAACTTAACCACCCAGGATTGGAGGTATATCTTTGGGATGACGATATGATAACCTCCGCAAACGTAGGTCGCCAAAGATATGCAGAATCAGAAAAGGGACTTTTCAAATCTCAGGCAATTATCAATAGGCTGAACCGTTGGTCGGGTACAAACTGGAAAGCCATAACAGAAAAATTCCAACGGGGTGAAGAAGGAGAAATACCCCTCCATGCAGGTGCATCTATTTATGTATCCTGTGTTGATACCGTGGGTTCAAGATTTACGATTGCAGAAATATTACAGGAACTTAATGACAAATACCCCAATCACAGGGACAAGGGAAGATATTGGCTAGACCTCGGAAATACCAAATACACAGGTCAGGCAATACTGTCAACCATCGGAAAAATAGAGCAGCCCACATCAAAGAAGTTTAAAACCTTTGATTCGCTTCCCTCCATTATTGCGGAATACGGTGATGCAATGCTCAGTTCTGAAAAAGAGGATAACACACCAAGTTGCTCGCTGGCTGAAGCCCTTTTAAAACAAGACCTTTTTATCAACAGTACCATTGCACAAATGGGAGCTTCCCTCCTTTGGAATATGTTTAAAACGGGAATGACAGAAAATAGAGGCTTCTTTTTAAATCTAAAGAATTTCAGAACACAACCTATTTGCGTTGGCAGTTGAAAAACTGCCGGCGCCAAAATTCGGCTCCTCCTATGGTCGGAACCGAATTTTGGCAGAAAAGCGGTGCAACCAGTTTTAAAAATAGCACCCGCGGAGCCATTCCATTTTAAAAACCGCTTGCGGCTCGTTCATTATTTTGGTTTGTTTTCTTCTAACAACTAAATTCTGTTTATCAATTTATATTTTTTTGCTAATTCTGTTAACATACACCACCCAAAATTTACCATGATTTTAAAAGAAAATCTATTTATAAAAAGGATTATTTAAAAAGTTTATAAACAAAAAAAGCACCGACGGGTGCTTTTTAAAGTTCATTTAATGCTATAATTTATATTTATCCAGCCTTCCAAAAAATAAACTCTTATGTTTATTTTAGACATTAATTTTATTATAAAATCGATTTTCTGTTAATGTCAGAAATATCAATTTCATTTTCTTCTAACAATGTTTCTAAAGCATCAGAACCTTTTTGCTTAAATAATTCAAACTCAGGTTCTGATATCGGTATAGCAAGAAGAAAATGGACTTCTTCATTTTGTACCATAAAATCTTCAAGTTTATCCTCCCACAAATACGGTGTAGTAAAATAAATATGTTTCATTTCAGAAGCGGGGTAATACATTTCAACGAGTTTTTCAAAAACCACCCCTTCAGAAACCTTCCATTGATCTTTAATGCAAAAAAAAGCACTTGTGCTCAAAATATTCCCCACTTTATCTTGCGCCGAATATCCCGAAATCATTAATTCGTACTTTTTATCTGCTACAGAATAGTCAGACAATCCAATTGTAGCATAAAAAATAACATTTTTATCTAAAGGATCGGGACACTCCATAATGAAAATGGCATGTTCACCTGTATCATCTCCATATTTAATGACTTTTGGTTCTGTACCTATTATTGGGGAAAGCTTTTTGTATAATTCCTTTTGTCTTTCTGTTGGTTTCATATAGTAAATTTACTTAAATTATTCGAAATCGTCGGTATGATCCTCTAGTTTATGTGATCTATTTGTGTTCTGCGTCTCAGGACGATAATGATCTGGATTATTATGTTCATCAATAAATTTTTTACGTGAAATTTCTCTTTCTGCTGCATCTTTTTGATGTTTTCTAAATTCGTGTTTAGGTTTATGACCCATATCCCATTCGCTATCAAATGGTATTTCTTCCTTCGTCAAAGGATCTTTTACAATTCCATCCTCCTTCGCACCATCATAAGCTTTCTTCCTTACACCTTTTCTAAATCCTGATGGCCGCTCGTAATACCATTTTCCATAATCTGTCAAGGTACCATCAGCATTTTTAACAGGATACTCTGGTAGCTTGGGTCTTTTCCCGCCTTTCTTTATTGCCTCAGCAGCCAATTCATCAATATCCTTCGTTACAACAGCAGCTATATCATCACTCTCTTTTTTAGCTAACTGCTCCAATGTCTCTGCGATTCCTCTTTTAGTTCCTGCTTCCAATGCTTCTTTACCCGCTTTTTCAGCTCCAGCCTCGGCAACTTCCTTTACAGTCTTTTCGACAACGACTTCTGCACCCTCTTTTAAAGCTGTCTTACCTGCGGTAACTGCCACTGAGCCACCAGCAGTGTACACAGCTGCGACAGCATCTGGTATAAATTCTCCAACTGTAGTACCGATCTTCCGAGGATTTTTAGCGATCCATTCGCCCGTATCCTGAGCTCCCTTGACAATATCATTTCCAAGCTTGTCCCAATTCTCTTCCTTGGAAGCCCAATCCCATGTTGAATTTGCTGCTTTTTCTAGATTCCCTGGTGTCGTACTCCATTTGTATGCCTCATTAAGTCCTTTAGTGGTCGCCTCATACCCCTCTTTCACCATTCCTCCTAAAGCTTCGGCAGTACCTACCGGGTCTTGCCCAACCTGATAGATAACTTCCCCAAGCCCGACTACTCCATTCACCGCCCCTTCAACTAATCCCGTTCCAAGATCATCAAACCAATCCTTAGCGCCTGCAATAGGTTTCATCCAGTCAGGAATCATCTTATCCCTTTCAGCTCGATTTTCTTTTGTTTTTTGTTCAAGCCAGTCAAATCCTTCTTTGATGTAATCGCTGGGCATCTTCCCTTCTCCTATACCATAAGCAACGGCGGAAGCCCTATCAAAAAATATACTGATCTTACCTCCAAAAATACAATTGCAGGTAGAATCTTCTAGAAGCATCCTGTTTCCATTAATTTTTACACCATCCTTCGGATTATCCCATTGCAAGGTAGTAGGTAAACAGGTTACCCCCGTAGCCCATTTTGCAGGACAGGTACAGAGTCCCATTGGTTTAAGGTGAAAGAAAGGTAACTTATCTGCTTCGGTTGCCATTGGCACCGCATATATTGTCGTATTTTTGTTAAAGCTAACCCGTAATGTCGATGGGCTCGTTCCTTTATCGCAGGCGAGAAAAGCACCCTCTGGCACATACTTTTTTGCCATGATCCACTTATTTATAATTAACGTTCTTAACGCAGGTGCAGATTTCTACCAATTTGGTCTTTCTAAAAATCCGCTCCAATTCACTTAGGTTTTCTTTCGACTCCAAGACTGTGAAATCAGGAATCTTTAATATTTCCGATACCAGACAACCTGATAAGCGTTTAATCTTTACGTCATCGGCATAGATATCTAGACAGTTTAGTTCTGCTAGTTTATCGGCATCCTTACTGCTCAGTAGTATAAAGTATCGGTCATTTTGAAAGACAAGATCCTCTATCTTAAAAATCATATTGCTTTTAAAATATTTCTTTCTTCACGGTACAGCGTACCAGGAATTTCCGCTATACTCATGCACATACTCTGTTCAGACCAAGGCCATTCATCCAAACGGTATCTTTCGATGTAACCTAACTGTAGCTGTGTAGGGACACGTGGCCTATTTTTCAGAATCCTGATCATGGCTGTAACTTTCTCCTGTTCAAACTTTTCATCGTCAATTGTCCCCTGAACTTCGATTTGGATTTTACCATCTTCTAATTCTGTAAGTGTCTCCACAGTATTAATAGGAACCATTTTTGCCGCCAAAAAATTGGGAAGTTCACGATATCCAGTTGTCTCTTCGTCTTTTTTTAACTGATTTGCATGAATACCAGGAAATAGAAGCAGATAAGGCTGTGCAAATCGCAAAGCATCCGATAAGTTGTCTGCGTTTTCCAAAAGTTCATTAATACCTGTGATAAAAATATCTTTGTGCGGATCTTTCTTATGTTCTTTTATAAG
This genomic interval from Chryseobacterium joostei contains the following:
- a CDS encoding toll/interleukin-1 receptor domain-containing protein translates to MSKKVFISYAWGNSEHQQWIVDLATRLMNDSVDVVLDRWSLQDGHDIHSFMETMVKAKDIFRVLIVSDKTYTEKSNDRAGGVGTETQIITPNIYSKQEQVKFIPLVRERDEDGHAFLPVYLQSRKYIDFSREEDFENSYEELLRNILETPSLPKPKLGIKAPSYITDSVVNLAETHNKLKTINNQINKNGKVAYRELKSFIEIFQDKLWDFELVNTPTDIIGYGEKLYDTLKSYKPLKEDFVQFIEILASNELDNSDELLIEFFETAPFYDSPREHEGSWSPARFDIFKVIFHELFLYAIAAALKNKNYKLVADLLHTKYYKKEKYARKTEASKFTFIGGYHEYLEQYFSREHKKITGFGEYIIMNLCENFKKTDLILADMVCYFVSYLKIVDYETWFPYTYIYGESQPINFFAKMTSKKHFDNVKEIFDIKGAIELKNILTTYKSENNDHIRYGGNGYSKVPSIHELVNPDTIASER
- a CDS encoding single-stranded DNA-binding protein; translation: MNIIGRLTKNAEVSKTPNGKEVVNFSIAVNDSYKNKAGQRIEQTEFVDCSYWLTPKAVTFLVKGLLVELSGRISARAWLSSDGTAKAGLNFHTSAIKPLGKPAKQENGQSTQTSAEKQNANTAIVAGSDDDDLPF
- a CDS encoding DUF932 domain-containing protein, with protein sequence MAHNLNYNNRTGRYSFFSVKEKAWHGLGQIVQDYPTSAEAIRHAGLDYEVEKSPLFTKGSGIVQIADGIVIQDTEIEVPNYFANIRTDNNTVLGVVGKDYHIVQNKDAFTFFDAIVGGESGILYETAGALGQGERIFITAKLPNYIRIGNSDDVIEKYIFLTTSHDGSGSITAAFTPIRIVCQNTLNASLRNMSNVVRIKHTAGAKQRLNDAHKVMGLANTLTMQMDGIFNSWAKVKVKDSEIRKLIQLALCPNKETFDLLKKGADDELSTMFKNTVDDAFAYAMINDTQLMETTKGTLFGTYNAVTGYFQNVRNYKNPEAKLQSIVLGGTAQLKTQKAFELCTSFEKIGADVFELN
- a CDS encoding PRTRC system protein E, translating into MEATNFFRQIAKMEMNSKLMLTITKATENIIIVSILIENDSCGDKAKNLIPPFNLKGTPQELDEGFFAHIKKPVQTASGLLSNMEHFMKQVELAQANSAMEKQNSNKEQKDKDNRNKKYNEAMLKADAFEKEGKYKDAWTALPKVGDYPEHSEVIKNKQEIYERQFAPSLFSDTGKETVEITHENNP
- a CDS encoding PRTRC system protein C encodes the protein MLVATELPRVFVLKEKEQEIRLDDPEPKWSVQAVLNFYSNNYPALTTAKISRPTIADDTILYRFETVIGTKG
- a CDS encoding PRTRC system protein B, encoding MEDITNSFGTYFYPSSALVFYQSNGGLNDTYVEHFDMDSDGAPVNPHPLTIGEAKRLATALKIDEDSLNQLKSNGILPNNLLSFDAKSATIIWYSKAQKRELLFSEGLGIKSGTAQTPPLVWMADRESLHIYALTINRKPTANTALHYAPFFNVYESGEVCMGTVDIKATETGSIKELMTLWENYFFNSYFSHMMADHNPVDGNCVLLWESLIGTDTMFPTDRLIKSNQKLKDILR
- a CDS encoding PRTRC system ThiF family protein codes for the protein MRTPKTNVHFLDNYLLSPTNPIRVNVIGAGGTGSKFMTALMEINHSLLELNHPGLEVYLWDDDMITSANVGRQRYAESEKGLFKSQAIINRLNRWSGTNWKAITEKFQRGEEGEIPLHAGASIYVSCVDTVGSRFTIAEILQELNDKYPNHRDKGRYWLDLGNTKYTGQAILSTIGKIEQPTSKKFKTFDSLPSIIAEYGDAMLSSEKEDNTPSCSLAEALLKQDLFINSTIAQMGASLLWNMFKTGMTENRGFFLNLKNFRTQPICVGS
- a CDS encoding suppressor of fused domain protein codes for the protein MKPTERQKELYKKLSPIIGTEPKVIKYGDDTGEHAIFIMECPDPLDKNVIFYATIGLSDYSVADKKYELMISGYSAQDKVGNILSTSAFFCIKDQWKVSEGVVFEKLVEMYYPASEMKHIYFTTPYLWEDKLEDFMVQNEEVHFLLAIPISEPEFELFKQKGSDALETLLEENEIDISDINRKSIL